Proteins encoded by one window of Cheilinus undulatus linkage group 13, ASM1832078v1, whole genome shotgun sequence:
- the LOC121520511 gene encoding pre-mRNA-splicing factor CWC22-like, with translation MEPLLRQDSKERDRLLDQPPELLPRQDSKERVRNGLDCRMIDQPPELLPRQDSKERARNGVDSKHESRDKPPELLPRQDSKERARAGAEYRHDSKDQRPDLLPRQDSKERVEYRHEGRIDQPPEILPRQENGRSSNSKERISSESKHDGRDRSCHNGGDAPPPLPRQDSKDLSRTGLEVRRDSKDRSLNGSEQDSKSTKSPSAMEYRCDGKERGYRSDGTPRRDNRANYSVDQSKAQERNGSTSGQHSSTTTPTHHGRSSGSPPMTAGTGNDVKAAPKYARSPSMTANPSPMGTPKRRAAESQHSQMFQMPWICGDTTMLEQIERKRTLCMEIRSRQHPHLQRYLERPPPPPDRSEDRHQERSQCKQESASVLPGWGKNSGAKKIRPPPYPTHKTVFWDTAI, from the exons ATGGAGCCTTTGCTGAGACAGGACAGCAAAGAAAGAGATAGACTATTAGATCAGCCGCCTGAGCTGTTACCAAGACAGGACAGCAAGGAAAGGGTGAGAAACGGTTTGGACTGTAGAATGATAGATCAGCCACCAGAGCTCTTACCCCGACAGGATAGCAAAGAGAGAGCCAGGAATGGTGTGGACTCAAAGCACGAAAGCAGAGACAAGCCCCCTGAGCTTTTACCCAGACAAGACAGCAAAGAAAGAGCCAGAGCAGGAGCAGAATATAGACACGATAGCAAAGACCAGCGTCCTGATTTGTTGCCCCGACAGGATAGCAAAGAGAGAGTAGAATATAGACATGAAGGTAGGATAGACCAGCCACCTGAGATCCTTCCCAGACAAGAAAACGGCAGAAGCAGCAACAGCAAAGAAAGAATCAGCTCTGAATCAAAGCATGATGGGAGAGATCGGAGCTGCCACAATGGAGGAGACGCCCCTCCTCCCCTACCAAGGCAGGACAGTAAAGATCTGAGCAGAACAGGACTGGAAGTGAGACGGGACAGCAAAGACAGGAGTCTGAATGGATCCGAACAGGATTCAAAGAGCACAAAGAGCCCGTCTGCGATGGAGTACAGGTGTGATGGCAAGGAGCGAGGATACAGATCCGATGGTACTCCGAGGCGAGACAACAGAGCAAATTACAGCGTGGACCAATCAAAAGCACAAGAGAGGAACGGCAGCACATCAGGGCAGCACTCATCCACAACCACACCTACTCACCACGGGAGGTCGTCTGGGAGCCCACCAATGACAGCGGGGACAGGAAATG ATGTGAAAGCAGCACCCAAGTATGCCCGCTCACCTTCTATGACTGCAAACCCCTCCCCTATGGGAACTCCAAAAAGGAGAGCAGCAGAGTCGCAACACAGTCAG ATGTTTCAGATGCCATGGATCTGTGGAGACACCACTATGCTCGAACAGATCGAGAGGAAGCGCACCCTCTGCATGGAGATCCGCTCCAGACAGCACCCACATCTGCAGAGGTATTTGGAgcggcctcctcctcctccagacaGGAGCGAGGACAGGCACCAGGAACGGAGTCAGTGCAAGCAAGAGAGCGCATCGGTCCTCCCGGGCTGGGGGAAAAACAGCGGGGCCAAAAAGATCCGTCCTCCCCCTTACCCCACACACAAAACTGTGTTTTGGGACACGGCCATCTAA